A window of Spartobacteria bacterium contains these coding sequences:
- a CDS encoding HPr family phosphocarrier protein, which translates to MFPQIRILEISNMVTKQAIIQNSAGIHCRPSAVIVRAFADYEGTLCAETKNGRCDLRSVLDLIALGMDAGTEVTLTVTGPNEEETCQKLVDLFEFKFDFPPNN; encoded by the coding sequence ATGTTCCCGCAAATACGAATTCTGGAAATATCAAATATGGTTACAAAGCAAGCAATAATACAAAATTCAGCAGGCATACACTGCCGTCCTTCTGCTGTGATTGTCAGAGCATTTGCTGACTATGAAGGTACGCTTTGCGCCGAAACAAAAAATGGTCGCTGTGACTTACGTTCTGTTTTGGATCTGATTGCCCTGGGTATGGATGCGGGAACAGAGGTAACATTGACGGTGACGGGTCCAAATGAAGAAGAAACATGCCAGAAACTCGTTGACCTGTTTGAGTTTAAATTTGATTTTCCGCCCAACAACTAA